A region of Chitinophaga horti DNA encodes the following proteins:
- the gmk gene encoding guanylate kinase has translation MEAGKIIIITAPSGAGKTTIVKKLLGEMPQLAFSVSAATRQAREGEVHGRDYYFLTPDDFQQKIEEDAFAEHEMVYAGKYYGTLKSELERIWKEDRVPMVDIDVKGALSIKEKYLGHALTIFIQPPSIDALRERLSGRGSETQASLEERLGKARYELSFSHEFDWIVVNEHLDVAYGEVKNIVESFLRS, from the coding sequence ATGGAAGCAGGAAAGATCATTATCATTACCGCCCCCTCCGGCGCAGGAAAAACCACCATCGTAAAAAAACTGTTAGGCGAAATGCCGCAGCTGGCCTTTTCTGTTTCTGCAGCCACCCGCCAGGCCCGCGAAGGCGAAGTGCATGGCCGGGACTACTACTTTCTTACCCCCGACGATTTTCAGCAAAAAATAGAAGAAGACGCATTTGCCGAACACGAAATGGTGTACGCCGGTAAATACTATGGCACCCTTAAAAGTGAGCTGGAACGCATCTGGAAGGAGGATCGTGTACCCATGGTAGATATCGACGTAAAGGGCGCCCTGTCCATCAAAGAAAAATACCTGGGCCATGCCCTTACCATATTTATCCAGCCCCCCTCTATCGACGCCCTGCGCGAACGACTGAGCGGCCGTGGCTCCGAAACCCAGGCGTCCCTGGAAGAACGGCTCGGTAAAGCCCGTTACGAGCTGTCGTTTTCCCATGAATTTGACTGGATTGTGGTAAATGAACACCTCGATGTGGCTTACGGGGAGGTGAAAAATATCGTGGAAAGCTTCCTGCGCAGCTAG
- a CDS encoding DUF2723 domain-containing protein yields the protein MTAKTNPGKASLTYGLIAFAALTLFFILSFPGNRSEADDGFHYAYLVRSSGYAHLFQPRYLFFLPLAKAIWQLFGERIDAYWLMCTLSAICSALTVVLCFRFQERVLKMSRNAALCGCALLLFAYGYWRYSVEAEVYALSNVFCIGVLYLILSQREMRPLVLAVLAGFIAGIGVLIYKPNAIPLFFCFPFAFFLRRYWAAAFVYGIVGVLVVIGGYYITYQALAPQQAFVAFLMDGASQSYGSIFVTGFVLVSNIVSTGFLYGIDSVEQFIRGHFPANMIVEEVYAANTNGVLNFVACATLVLTGIALLWLLIKGFRHTTRKGFKPENWLLVLWIAIYGLVLLYLDPNSPEPWTMLLVPIVLLFTSWLVSPLFEKKLTFVPWLAVSLLALHNLVGGYMLIRSESSDYIVNRAAWLKQHARTGDLVLSLGSGSMLAYIVYESPASICSPEQAFDRCMDEAEKTIAAGHHVYIAEDMIHRDDAVKFRDPETYEKTAVFVEKYKDYLVLVNPENDGFGKIYELKYRGKLN from the coding sequence ATGACTGCAAAAACAAACCCCGGCAAAGCATCCCTTACTTATGGACTGATCGCTTTTGCAGCCCTTACGCTATTTTTCATTCTCAGCTTCCCGGGCAACCGCAGCGAGGCAGATGATGGGTTTCACTATGCTTACCTCGTACGTAGTTCCGGTTATGCGCACCTGTTCCAGCCGCGTTACCTGTTCTTCCTGCCCCTGGCAAAAGCCATCTGGCAGTTGTTCGGTGAGCGCATCGACGCTTATTGGTTGATGTGTACTTTAAGCGCCATCTGTAGCGCACTCACCGTCGTACTCTGTTTCCGCTTCCAGGAGCGGGTGCTGAAGATGAGCCGTAACGCCGCCCTGTGTGGTTGCGCGCTGTTGCTGTTTGCTTATGGGTACTGGCGGTATTCGGTAGAGGCCGAGGTGTATGCATTGTCCAACGTGTTTTGCATCGGGGTGTTGTATTTAATTCTTTCCCAACGGGAGATGCGGCCCCTGGTACTGGCCGTGCTGGCCGGATTTATAGCAGGCATTGGTGTGTTGATCTACAAACCGAACGCTATTCCGTTGTTCTTCTGTTTCCCCTTTGCCTTTTTCCTTCGGCGGTATTGGGCTGCCGCTTTTGTATATGGCATTGTCGGGGTGCTGGTGGTGATCGGCGGTTATTATATCACTTACCAGGCGCTTGCGCCGCAACAGGCGTTCGTAGCCTTCTTAATGGATGGCGCCTCGCAGTCCTACGGTTCTATTTTTGTGACTGGTTTTGTGTTGGTGAGCAACATCGTGTCCACCGGCTTTTTATATGGGATTGATTCGGTGGAGCAGTTCATCCGCGGCCATTTTCCGGCAAATATGATCGTGGAGGAGGTGTACGCAGCGAATACGAACGGGGTGCTCAACTTTGTAGCCTGTGCTACCCTGGTGCTGACTGGCATCGCGTTGTTATGGCTGCTGATCAAAGGTTTCAGGCATACGACACGGAAAGGTTTTAAGCCGGAGAACTGGCTGCTCGTCCTGTGGATCGCCATCTATGGCCTGGTACTCCTGTACCTCGATCCCAACTCGCCCGAACCCTGGACTATGCTGCTCGTCCCCATCGTACTCCTGTTCACTTCCTGGCTGGTGTCGCCGTTGTTCGAAAAGAAACTGACGTTCGTACCCTGGCTGGCGGTGAGCCTGCTGGCGTTACATAACCTGGTAGGGGGCTATATGCTCATTCGCTCCGAAAGCAGCGATTATATCGTAAACCGCGCCGCCTGGTTAAAGCAGCACGCCCGTACCGGCGACCTGGTGTTGTCATTGGGTTCAGGTAGTATGCTGGCGTATATCGTGTATGAAAGCCCGGCGTCTATCTGCTCACCGGAACAGGCGTTCGATCGTTGTATGGACGAAGCCGAAAAAACCATCGCTGCCGGTCACCATGTATACATTGCCGAGGATATGATCCACCGCGACGATGCCGTAAAGTTCCGCGACCCGGAAACTTATGAAAAAACGGCGGTGTTCGTGGAGAAGTATAAGGATTACCTGGTGTTGGTGAACCCGGAGAATGACGGGTTTGGGAAGATTTATGAGTTGAAGTATAGGGGGAAGCTGAATTAG
- a CDS encoding SDR family oxidoreductase: MELSLKGKTAVICGGSQGLGLASARELALLGADCILISRDEKNLLNALQTLDVSQGQQHSFATADSSQPDTVKAAITGITAKQPVNILVNNTGGPAAGPITDADPEAFVKAFSMHVVCNQLLVQAVLPGMKSSGYGRIIQVISTSVKAPIKGLGVSNTTRAAVAGWAKTLSNELAPFGITVNNVLPGSMTTDRLFSLFEANAQRRGVNKSVIEAEWKSEIPMQRFGDPAEFGAAVAFLASPAAAYITGISLPVDGGRIPSL; the protein is encoded by the coding sequence ATGGAACTATCACTAAAAGGAAAAACCGCTGTTATATGCGGCGGCTCGCAGGGACTCGGTCTTGCCTCCGCCCGCGAACTGGCCCTGTTAGGCGCTGATTGTATACTTATCAGCCGCGACGAAAAGAACCTGCTAAACGCCCTGCAAACGCTGGATGTATCGCAAGGCCAGCAACACAGTTTTGCAACTGCCGACTCCTCCCAGCCCGACACGGTAAAGGCGGCCATTACAGGCATTACAGCCAAACAACCGGTGAACATCCTCGTGAACAATACCGGCGGACCGGCTGCCGGCCCCATTACAGATGCAGATCCCGAAGCATTTGTGAAAGCATTTTCCATGCATGTGGTGTGCAACCAGCTGCTCGTACAGGCGGTGCTGCCTGGCATGAAAAGCAGCGGTTACGGCCGCATCATCCAGGTGATTTCTACTTCCGTTAAAGCGCCTATTAAAGGCCTGGGTGTTTCCAACACCACCCGTGCAGCCGTAGCCGGATGGGCTAAAACCCTTTCGAACGAACTGGCGCCATTTGGCATTACCGTGAACAACGTGTTGCCGGGTTCTATGACCACCGACCGCTTATTTTCCTTGTTTGAAGCCAATGCCCAGCGCCGTGGGGTAAACAAGTCGGTAATCGAAGCCGAGTGGAAATCCGAAATACCGATGCAACGCTTCGGCGACCCGGCAGAATTTGGTGCAGCCGTAGCCTTTCTCGCATCGCCGGCGGCGGCTTACATTACAGGCATCAGTTTGCCGGTAGATGGCGGCAGGATACCCAGCCTGTAA
- the murA gene encoding UDP-N-acetylglucosamine 1-carboxyvinyltransferase, producing the protein MSSNAFEVRGGNRLKGEIIPQGAKNEALQIISAVLLTPEKVTISNIPDIVDVNLLIELLGEIGVKINRISRDKCEFQADNIDIPYLQSAEFKKKSGRLRGSVMIAGPLLARFGKAYIPKPGGDKIGRRRLDTHIIGFEKLGVKFVYDNDDNYFRLETDGLKGTFMLLDEPSVTGTANILMAAVMASGTTTIYNAACEPYLQQLSKMLNRMGAKISGIGSNMLIIEGVTSLKGTEHAMLPDMIEIGSFIGLAAMTQSEITIKNAGIENLGIIPEKFQQLGIQMEFRGDDIYIPQQDSYEIQTFIDGSILTISDHPWPGFTPDLLSIVLVVATQAKGSVMIHQKMFESRLFFVDKLIDMGAQIILCDPHRAAVIGLGRQHKLRGITMSSPDIRAGVSLLIAALSAEGKSTIHNIDQIDRGYQYIDARLTALGADIKRI; encoded by the coding sequence GTGAGTAGCAACGCTTTTGAAGTTCGCGGTGGCAACCGTTTAAAAGGAGAGATCATTCCCCAGGGCGCTAAAAACGAGGCATTACAGATTATCAGCGCTGTTTTGCTTACACCCGAAAAAGTTACTATCAGCAATATACCCGACATTGTAGACGTCAACCTGCTGATCGAATTACTTGGAGAAATCGGCGTAAAGATTAACCGTATTAGCCGCGATAAATGCGAGTTTCAGGCCGATAATATCGATATTCCCTACCTGCAAAGCGCAGAATTTAAAAAGAAATCCGGCCGCCTGCGCGGTTCCGTGATGATCGCCGGTCCTTTGCTGGCGCGCTTTGGCAAGGCATATATTCCCAAGCCGGGTGGTGACAAAATCGGTCGCCGCAGGCTCGATACCCACATCATCGGGTTCGAAAAACTGGGTGTTAAATTCGTATACGATAACGACGATAACTACTTCCGCCTGGAAACAGACGGCCTCAAAGGCACTTTTATGTTGCTGGACGAGCCTTCCGTAACCGGTACCGCCAACATCCTGATGGCAGCGGTAATGGCCAGCGGAACGACTACTATCTATAACGCCGCCTGCGAACCTTACCTGCAGCAGCTCAGCAAAATGCTGAACCGTATGGGGGCAAAGATCAGCGGTATCGGTTCCAACATGCTCATTATCGAAGGGGTAACCAGCCTTAAAGGAACCGAGCATGCCATGTTGCCCGATATGATCGAGATCGGCTCCTTCATCGGCCTCGCCGCCATGACGCAGAGCGAGATCACGATCAAGAACGCAGGTATCGAAAACCTGGGCATCATCCCCGAAAAATTCCAGCAGCTGGGTATCCAGATGGAGTTCCGTGGTGACGATATTTATATTCCTCAGCAAGACAGCTACGAGATACAAACGTTCATCGACGGTTCTATCCTCACCATTTCCGATCACCCATGGCCAGGCTTTACGCCGGACCTGCTCAGCATCGTGCTGGTAGTGGCCACCCAGGCGAAAGGTAGCGTGATGATCCACCAGAAAATGTTCGAAAGCCGCCTGTTCTTCGTCGATAAACTGATCGATATGGGCGCGCAGATCATCCTGTGCGATCCGCACCGCGCCGCCGTTATCGGTTTAGGCCGTCAGCACAAACTGCGTGGTATCACCATGTCGTCTCCGGATATCCGTGCGGGTGTGTCGCTGCTCATCGCTGCGTTAAGCGCCGAAGGCAAAAGCACCATCCACAATATCGACCAGATCGATCGCGGCTATCAATATATCGATGCCCGCCTTACCGCGCTGGGTGCAGATATCAAACGTATCTAA
- a CDS encoding IPExxxVDY family protein — MSVLKLKLDQDQLVEDFFEDTFLVGIASSARDYQLCWQLNRQLHFDFRVNNSLEIKLTKGARSFYFPVFDFLEPTKTVEHYLYNNHCKGEFLLPELKHIHYIWLIKGNYYQQEDIKKLIELLRYVEMVQLVSLLDIRDIKNKMNLIF, encoded by the coding sequence ATGTCCGTACTCAAATTAAAACTTGACCAGGACCAGCTGGTAGAAGATTTTTTCGAGGATACCTTTCTCGTAGGCATCGCCTCGTCTGCACGTGATTACCAGTTATGCTGGCAGCTGAACCGCCAGCTGCATTTCGACTTCCGGGTAAACAACTCGCTGGAAATAAAACTAACCAAAGGCGCACGCTCCTTTTACTTCCCCGTATTTGATTTTTTGGAGCCTACCAAAACAGTGGAACATTACTTGTATAACAATCACTGTAAAGGGGAGTTCCTGTTGCCGGAGCTTAAACACATTCATTACATCTGGCTCATCAAAGGAAATTATTACCAGCAGGAAGACATTAAAAAATTAATTGAACTGCTGCGCTATGTGGAGATGGTACAATTAGTATCTTTATTAGATATTAGAGACATTAAGAATAAGATGAATTTAATTTTTTGA
- the tatC gene encoding twin-arginine translocase subunit TatC: MLKKIFSNNEDKAEMSFFDHLEELRWHLVRSAFAIIALAIVGFIYTKEILDYVVFGPTRPGFPSYQWLCKLGGLLGMGDKLCMQPVSFKFLNTQMAGMVMLQFKVAIIVGVMGALPYIFWEFWQFVKPALKERELKGSRGIIFWVSAQFFIGVLFSYFLVAPFTINFLAGYNVSDQIDNQFLFSDYFGLMSQIVFGMGVLFELPVLVYFLAKLGILGPNFMRTYRRHAIVVLLVLAAVITPPDILDQLLVFIPLYLLYEISIVISARVYRKREEEEKADEWS; the protein is encoded by the coding sequence ATGTTAAAGAAGATATTCAGCAACAATGAGGACAAGGCGGAAATGTCGTTTTTTGATCACCTTGAAGAGCTCCGCTGGCATTTGGTGCGTTCCGCGTTTGCAATTATCGCCCTCGCCATAGTTGGTTTTATATACACTAAAGAAATTCTGGATTACGTGGTGTTTGGTCCTACCCGGCCAGGCTTTCCGTCGTACCAGTGGTTGTGTAAACTTGGCGGCCTGTTAGGCATGGGCGACAAACTGTGTATGCAACCGGTGAGCTTTAAGTTCCTCAACACCCAAATGGCCGGTATGGTCATGCTGCAATTTAAAGTGGCGATTATCGTCGGTGTAATGGGCGCGCTGCCTTACATCTTCTGGGAATTCTGGCAGTTCGTAAAACCGGCTTTAAAAGAGCGGGAGCTGAAAGGCTCGAGAGGTATTATCTTTTGGGTATCCGCCCAGTTCTTCATCGGCGTGTTGTTCAGTTATTTCCTGGTGGCACCGTTTACCATCAACTTCCTGGCCGGCTATAATGTGAGTGACCAGATCGATAACCAGTTCCTCTTCTCCGATTACTTCGGCCTCATGTCGCAGATCGTATTTGGTATGGGGGTACTGTTCGAGCTGCCTGTACTCGTATACTTCCTGGCTAAACTCGGCATACTCGGCCCTAACTTCATGCGCACCTACCGCCGCCACGCCATTGTGGTATTGCTGGTATTAGCAGCTGTAATTACCCCGCCGGACATATTGGACCAATTACTGGTATTCATACCTTTGTACCTGTTGTATGAGATCAGCATCGTGATATCGGCCAGGGTTTACCGTAAACGTGAAGAAGAGGAAAAAGCAGATGAGTGGTCCTAA
- a CDS encoding DUF4290 domain-containing protein, whose amino-acid sequence MIMKEYGRNIQKMVEYLLSIKDDNHRQANAMALIELMGTLNPHLRNVEDFRHKLWDHLFLISDFKLNVESPYPIPTRETLRRKPERLGYPKKYPRNRHFGKNLEMVMDKAIAEQNPEKKEGFTQTVANYMKLAYSNWHKESVHDDAIRTELHNISKGQLEYHPGGGSNKSQTENFSASASEQQAAFRAQTAAANSSGSGKRKNYQKFKNNNNNNNQGGNKQGNKHNNNKYKNRNK is encoded by the coding sequence ATGATTATGAAAGAATATGGCCGCAACATCCAGAAAATGGTAGAATACCTGTTGTCCATTAAGGACGACAATCACCGCCAGGCAAATGCTATGGCGCTGATAGAGCTGATGGGCACACTTAACCCACATTTACGCAACGTAGAAGACTTCCGCCATAAATTATGGGATCACCTGTTCCTCATATCAGACTTCAAACTGAACGTGGAATCGCCGTACCCCATCCCCACCCGCGAAACCTTGCGCCGTAAACCGGAGCGTTTAGGATATCCTAAAAAATACCCGCGTAACCGCCACTTCGGTAAAAACCTGGAGATGGTGATGGACAAAGCGATCGCAGAACAAAACCCGGAAAAGAAGGAAGGGTTTACACAAACGGTGGCCAACTACATGAAACTCGCTTACAGCAACTGGCATAAAGAAAGCGTACATGACGACGCGATCCGTACAGAGCTGCATAACATTTCCAAAGGTCAGCTTGAGTACCATCCCGGCGGTGGTTCCAACAAATCGCAGACCGAGAACTTCAGCGCAAGCGCTTCTGAACAACAGGCAGCCTTCCGTGCACAAACTGCTGCCGCTAACAGCAGTGGCTCCGGTAAACGTAAGAACTACCAGAAGTTCAAGAACAACAACAACAATAACAACCAGGGAGGCAACAAGCAAGGCAATAAACACAACAACAACAAATACAAAAATAGGAACAAGTGA
- a CDS encoding hemolysin family protein, whose product MDIYTIILLVALILLAGFFAGMETAFANVNKLSIELKKKQGRATGKILAGFNENPARILATSLIGLTITTVIYSMLFSGLLDPVWTYFIPEQDTPRLLPILLFMEIIVATLIILFFGFFIPRSVFRSRPESLLSFFALPISLLTKPLYILGNLLVSISEWILKYLFNVRIVENRSSFARVDVEHYIRQSQQHMGEGQDLNTELFENALSLVHVKIRGCLIPRKEIEALDITAPISDARKKFMETKLSKIIIYENNIDNILGYVHQLDMFKQPSDIRSVIHPILAVPETMSAIDLLSKFNKERRSIAWVVDEFGGTAGIVTIEDVLEEIFGDIKDEHDVEEFVEKQIAEKEYIFSGRLELDYLNEKYGFDFPEDESETLSGYIITHHETIPKLKERIIIDDYEFDVLNVTDTRIEMVKLKILN is encoded by the coding sequence ATGGATATTTATACTATAATCTTATTAGTTGCCCTGATCCTGCTGGCCGGCTTTTTTGCCGGTATGGAAACCGCATTTGCCAACGTAAATAAACTGAGCATCGAACTGAAGAAAAAGCAGGGACGTGCTACAGGTAAAATATTGGCGGGCTTCAATGAAAACCCTGCGAGAATACTTGCCACCAGCCTGATAGGGCTTACGATCACCACCGTAATATACAGTATGTTGTTTTCGGGCCTGCTGGATCCCGTTTGGACGTACTTCATCCCCGAACAGGATACGCCGCGCCTGCTGCCCATTCTCCTGTTCATGGAAATTATCGTGGCCACCCTTATCATCCTGTTCTTTGGGTTTTTTATTCCCCGCAGCGTATTCCGCTCCCGCCCCGAGTCGCTGCTCAGCTTTTTCGCCCTGCCCATTTCGCTGCTCACCAAGCCGCTGTATATATTAGGCAACCTGCTGGTATCTATTTCCGAGTGGATACTGAAGTACCTGTTTAACGTACGCATCGTGGAAAACCGCAGCTCTTTCGCCCGGGTAGATGTGGAACATTACATTCGCCAATCGCAGCAACACATGGGCGAAGGGCAGGACCTGAACACAGAGCTGTTCGAGAATGCTTTGTCGCTCGTGCACGTGAAGATCCGTGGCTGCCTCATTCCCCGTAAAGAAATTGAAGCGCTGGACATTACCGCGCCTATTTCCGACGCACGCAAGAAATTCATGGAGACTAAACTTTCCAAGATCATTATCTACGAAAACAATATCGACAATATTTTAGGCTACGTTCACCAGCTGGATATGTTCAAACAACCGTCGGACATCCGTTCGGTAATTCATCCCATCCTGGCCGTACCCGAAACCATGAGCGCTATTGACCTGCTGAGCAAGTTCAATAAGGAAAGGAGAAGTATTGCCTGGGTGGTTGACGAATTTGGCGGCACCGCCGGCATTGTTACCATTGAAGACGTACTGGAGGAGATTTTCGGGGATATTAAAGATGAACACGACGTAGAAGAATTCGTAGAAAAGCAGATCGCCGAGAAAGAATATATCTTTTCCGGTCGCCTGGAGCTGGACTATCTCAATGAAAAGTATGGATTTGATTTTCCGGAGGATGAAAGTGAAACTTTGAGTGGTTACATCATCACGCATCACGAAACAATTCCGAAATTAAAAGAGCGTATCATCATCGACGACTATGAATTTGACGTGCTTAATGTGACCGATACGCGCATCGAAATGGTAAAATTGAAGATCCTGAACTAG
- the trmB gene encoding tRNA (guanosine(46)-N7)-methyltransferase TrmB — translation MGQKKLQRFADIETFPNVLIYPEGMQGKWKEHFGNDQPITLELACGKGDYALGLGRMFPDRNFIGVDLKGNRIWKGAKTALDEKLANVGFLRTQIDHLENYFEAGEVSEIWITFPDPFLRASKAKKRLTHPKFLAIYQKVLRPGATINLKTDSAELYHFTQAVIPAAGCTLVEDVADVYANPHAITPVLKIQTFYEGMHLADRRTIRYLKFTLPSQPIDWRTIQLPDEYAVEGEH, via the coding sequence ATGGGACAAAAAAAATTACAACGTTTCGCAGACATTGAGACTTTTCCTAACGTGCTTATTTACCCGGAAGGCATGCAGGGAAAATGGAAGGAACACTTCGGCAACGATCAGCCGATTACGCTGGAGCTGGCCTGCGGCAAAGGCGACTACGCATTGGGACTGGGACGCATGTTCCCCGACCGCAACTTTATTGGGGTAGACCTGAAAGGCAACCGCATCTGGAAAGGAGCTAAAACAGCCCTGGACGAGAAGCTGGCTAACGTTGGCTTCCTGCGTACACAGATCGATCACCTGGAAAATTATTTTGAGGCGGGCGAAGTATCGGAGATATGGATCACTTTCCCCGATCCGTTCCTGCGTGCATCCAAAGCGAAAAAGCGGCTTACGCACCCGAAGTTCCTCGCTATTTACCAGAAGGTACTACGCCCGGGCGCTACCATCAACCTTAAAACAGATTCCGCGGAATTATATCACTTCACCCAGGCAGTAATACCGGCAGCCGGTTGTACCCTGGTAGAAGATGTGGCCGACGTATACGCCAATCCACACGCAATTACGCCGGTATTGAAGATACAAACGTTTTATGAGGGAATGCACCTGGCCGACCGCCGCACCATCCGCTACCTCAAATTCACTTTGCCATCGCAGCCGATCGACTGGCGCACCATACAATTACCCGATGAATATGCCGTTGAAGGAGAACATTGA
- a CDS encoding Lrp/AsnC ligand binding domain-containing protein: MSHNLNIDKLDLQIISEMMYNAEISYADLGKKLFVSGGTIHVRMKKLQELGVVKGTKLHVDLKMIGYDVIAFIGIFLEKSSLYDSVAKELRKIPEIVRLNYTTGSYSMFAEIICKDISGLRHVLHDELQKIKGIERTETFISLEESFTRTINVVE, translated from the coding sequence ATGAGCCACAATTTGAATATTGACAAACTTGACTTGCAGATTATCAGCGAGATGATGTACAATGCTGAAATCTCCTATGCCGATCTGGGCAAAAAGCTCTTTGTTTCCGGGGGAACGATCCATGTGAGGATGAAGAAACTGCAAGAGCTGGGTGTAGTTAAAGGTACTAAATTACATGTAGATTTAAAAATGATTGGCTACGATGTAATTGCCTTTATCGGCATTTTCCTCGAAAAGAGCTCCCTGTACGATTCTGTGGCCAAAGAACTGCGTAAGATCCCGGAGATCGTTCGCCTTAATTACACCACCGGCAGTTACAGCATGTTCGCTGAAATCATTTGTAAGGACATATCCGGCCTGCGCCACGTGTTGCACGATGAATTACAGAAGATCAAGGGTATTGAACGTACCGAGACTTTTATCTCGCTCGAAGAAAGCTTTACCCGCACGATCAATGTGGTAGAATAA
- a CDS encoding 4a-hydroxytetrahydrobiopterin dehydratase has protein sequence MWEEKDKQLYRAFQFKDFKEAFGFMTKVALIAEKMDHHPNWTNVYNKVEIFLSTHEAGNTVTDKDHQLAKAIDGLL, from the coding sequence ATGTGGGAGGAAAAAGATAAGCAGCTTTACCGCGCTTTTCAGTTCAAGGATTTTAAGGAGGCTTTCGGCTTCATGACCAAAGTTGCGCTGATTGCCGAAAAGATGGACCATCATCCGAATTGGACGAATGTTTATAACAAGGTAGAAATCTTCCTTTCAACACATGAGGCAGGCAATACCGTTACCGATAAAGACCATCAGCTGGCAAAAGCTATTGATGGCCTGTTGTAA
- a CDS encoding MGMT family protein gives MPLKENIDFYYNEQGLMVLTAKFHLDRGTCCGNGCKHCPYDYENVPEPKKAGSSPSGTRSKKSPEAEAPSFYDKVFELVRKIPKGRATTYGAIAEAAGIRLSARMVGWAMNGAGHVKPTVPAHRVVNRNGMLSGKHHFATPTLMQELLEAEGITVKNDTIQDFKHIFWDPQGKSPATKRSSAVKPAPPVKKPTTVKKTKKP, from the coding sequence ATGCCGTTGAAGGAGAACATTGATTTCTACTACAACGAGCAGGGGCTGATGGTGTTAACGGCTAAGTTCCACCTCGACCGTGGGACCTGTTGCGGAAATGGCTGCAAACACTGCCCGTACGATTATGAAAACGTACCCGAACCAAAAAAAGCAGGCTCCTCGCCGAGCGGGACCAGGAGCAAAAAAAGCCCTGAAGCGGAAGCACCTTCGTTTTACGACAAGGTGTTTGAGTTAGTGAGAAAGATACCCAAAGGCCGGGCTACTACATATGGCGCCATTGCGGAAGCGGCAGGCATTCGCCTCTCCGCCCGCATGGTAGGCTGGGCCATGAATGGTGCCGGCCACGTTAAACCAACCGTACCGGCGCACCGCGTGGTAAACAGGAATGGCATGTTAAGCGGCAAACACCACTTCGCCACCCCAACACTTATGCAGGAACTACTCGAAGCAGAAGGCATCACGGTGAAGAACGATACGATACAAGACTTTAAGCATATTTTCTGGGACCCGCAGGGGAAGTCGCCCGCAACAAAGCGATCATCGGCCGTAAAGCCCGCCCCGCCCGTAAAGAAACCAACAACAGTGAAGAAAACTAAAAAACCGTAA